From one Lycium ferocissimum isolate CSIRO_LF1 chromosome 5, AGI_CSIRO_Lferr_CH_V1, whole genome shotgun sequence genomic stretch:
- the LOC132056973 gene encoding uncharacterized protein LOC132056973 isoform X1, producing the protein MAENPKGATSAKCFSGIFQRLLCGGSLPTHPSDQFKEQNTTTFDHTSQELPFKDETNISNKVAANSPGIVARLMGLDSLPEEEKPNFGSFSRSRSVNSLDYLMKFNLAENFHHRRVRTSVSFREMPNFDQEFKSEFLVFCFNDEKEKQGFSTIRKSTKVGTQEMKPKNKGQKKVDFAKSSTNMSSAGQKKEVCGKQNRIANKVKKQVKFEDHLRKMSVESKVEKKKSKSKCVVSTKIQPLFNSTDSSPIHHLQQAANPADGNEGKLQLNSRKSPPRVTDPEHAITSKVEKQKDICKETNYYIKVLGEICRLTEEELNESHWIATTTGENFKIEDFEELCEQIGQEVLELLLDQIVHELLIFG; encoded by the exons ATGGCTGAAAATCCAAAAGGTGCTACTTCAGCTAAGTGTTTTTCAGGCATTTTTCAAAGGCTTCTTTGTGGTGGAAGTCTCCCAACACATCCTTCTGATCAATTTAAGGaacaaaatacaacaacatTTGATCATACAAGTCAAGAATTACCTTTCAAGGATGAGACAAATATTAGTAACAAAGTTGCAGCCAATAGTCCAGGAATTGTGGCAAGGCTAATGGGATTAGACTCATTACCTGAAGAAGAAAAACCAAATTTTGGTTCATTTTCAAGAAGCAGGTCAGTTAATTCTCTAGATTACTTGATGAAGTTTAATCTAGCTGaaaattttcatcatagaaGAGTCAGAACATCGGTATCTTTTCGCGAAATGCCAAATTttgatcaagaattcaagtcagagtttttagttttttgcttcaatgatgaaaaagagaagcAAGGCTTTAGTACTATTAGAAAATCCACTAAGGTGGGAACCCAAGAAATGAAGCCAAAGAATAAGGGGCAGAAGAAAGTTGATTTTGCTAAATCATCAACAAATATGTCTAGTGCTGGACAGAAGAAAGAAGTTTGTGGAAAACAAAATAGGATTGCTAATAAGGTGAAAAAGCAAGTGAAGTTTGAGGATCATCTTAGGAAAATGTCTGTTGAATCCAAGGttgagaagaagaagagcaagaGCAAATGTGTAGTGTCTACCAAAATACAGCCTTTGTTTAATTCAACAGATTCAAGTCcaattcatcatcttcaacaaGCTGCTAACCCTGCAG ATGGAAATGAAGGGAAACTGCAGCTAAATTCAAGAAAGTCTCCACCAAGAGTCACTGATCCTGAACATGCAATCACAAGCAAAGTGGAGAAGCAAAAGGATATCTGTAAAGAGACAAATTATTACATAAAAGTGCTTGGAGAAATTTGTAGGTTAACAGAAGAAgagttaaatgagtcacattgGATAGCTACTACGACTGGAGAAAACTTCAAGATtgaagattttgaagaattatGCGAACAAATTGGACAAGAAGTTCTTGAACTGTTATTAGATCAGATAGTACATGAGCTTTTAATCTTTGGGTAG
- the LOC132056973 gene encoding uncharacterized protein LOC132056973 isoform X2, with the protein MAENPKGATSAKCFSGIFQRLLCGGSLPTHPSDQFKEQNTTTFDHTSQELPFKDETNISNKVAANSPGIVARLMGLDSLPEEEKPNFGSFSRSRSVNSLDYLMKFNLAENFHHRRVRTSVSFREMPNFDQEFKSEFLVFCFNDEKEKQGFSTIRKSTKVGTQEMKPKNKGQKKVDFAKSSTNMSSAGQKKEVCGKQNRIANKVKKQVKFEDHLRKMSVESKVEKKKSKSKCVVSTKIQPLFNSTDSSPIHHLQQAANPAGKLQLNSRKSPPRVTDPEHAITSKVEKQKDICKETNYYIKVLGEICRLTEEELNESHWIATTTGENFKIEDFEELCEQIGQEVLELLLDQIVHELLIFG; encoded by the exons ATGGCTGAAAATCCAAAAGGTGCTACTTCAGCTAAGTGTTTTTCAGGCATTTTTCAAAGGCTTCTTTGTGGTGGAAGTCTCCCAACACATCCTTCTGATCAATTTAAGGaacaaaatacaacaacatTTGATCATACAAGTCAAGAATTACCTTTCAAGGATGAGACAAATATTAGTAACAAAGTTGCAGCCAATAGTCCAGGAATTGTGGCAAGGCTAATGGGATTAGACTCATTACCTGAAGAAGAAAAACCAAATTTTGGTTCATTTTCAAGAAGCAGGTCAGTTAATTCTCTAGATTACTTGATGAAGTTTAATCTAGCTGaaaattttcatcatagaaGAGTCAGAACATCGGTATCTTTTCGCGAAATGCCAAATTttgatcaagaattcaagtcagagtttttagttttttgcttcaatgatgaaaaagagaagcAAGGCTTTAGTACTATTAGAAAATCCACTAAGGTGGGAACCCAAGAAATGAAGCCAAAGAATAAGGGGCAGAAGAAAGTTGATTTTGCTAAATCATCAACAAATATGTCTAGTGCTGGACAGAAGAAAGAAGTTTGTGGAAAACAAAATAGGATTGCTAATAAGGTGAAAAAGCAAGTGAAGTTTGAGGATCATCTTAGGAAAATGTCTGTTGAATCCAAGGttgagaagaagaagagcaagaGCAAATGTGTAGTGTCTACCAAAATACAGCCTTTGTTTAATTCAACAGATTCAAGTCcaattcatcatcttcaacaaGCTGCTAACCCTGCAG GGAAACTGCAGCTAAATTCAAGAAAGTCTCCACCAAGAGTCACTGATCCTGAACATGCAATCACAAGCAAAGTGGAGAAGCAAAAGGATATCTGTAAAGAGACAAATTATTACATAAAAGTGCTTGGAGAAATTTGTAGGTTAACAGAAGAAgagttaaatgagtcacattgGATAGCTACTACGACTGGAGAAAACTTCAAGATtgaagattttgaagaattatGCGAACAAATTGGACAAGAAGTTCTTGAACTGTTATTAGATCAGATAGTACATGAGCTTTTAATCTTTGGGTAG